The following are from one region of the Aspergillus chevalieri M1 DNA, chromosome 1, nearly complete sequence genome:
- a CDS encoding putative 3-hydroxyacyl-CoA dehydrogenase (COG:Q;~EggNog:ENOG410PPAF;~InterPro:IPR036291,IPR002347;~PFAM:PF08659,PF00106,PF13561;~go_process: GO:0055114 - oxidation-reduction process [Evidence IEA]) produces the protein MAQFIPNVTPESLADKVILITGGANGIGASLVELCCENGAYVCFGDTAATAGDQLAQKLSASSSSKPRTLFRQTDVTDYKSILSLFDAALEIYGHIDHVVAAAGIQEIGNWFDPALTLEDVREPATTKVLDVNLRGCLYVSRIASVYLRQNRPSGTDRSITLISSIAGFKESPGLFVYQASKHGVLGILRSLRQYLSFTPHQLRINAVCPWMTTTGMVKGIQNDWLEAGLPTNSPLDVARITAGLVVDEKLNGTSMYVEGGRGWEIEANLDRLEPQWLGEEPSKSLAKGQAVLGSGSNWTNY, from the exons ATGGCACAGTTCATTCCCAATGTCACCCCAGAGTCTCTGGCGGATAAGGTCATTTTGATCACTG GTGGAGCAAACGGCATTGGAGCCAGTCTTGTTGAGCTCTGCTGCGAGAACGGTGCATACGTCTGCTTTGGCGACACCGCGGCAACTGCGGGTGACCAACTCGCACAGAAATTGTCtgcatcatcctcatccaagCCAAGAACTCTCTTCCGGCAAACTGATGTTACAGACTACAAGTCCATCTTGAGTCTCTTTGATGCTGCATTGGAGATATACGGACACATCGACCATGTCGTCGCTGCTGCAGGGATCCAGGAGATCGGGAATTGGTTCGACCCGGCGTTGACGTTGGAGGATGTCCGGGAA CCCGCGACTACAAAAGTCCTAGATGTCAACCTCCGCGGCTGCCTCTACGTCTCGCGCATCGCGAGCGTCTACCTCCGCCAAAACCGCCCAAGTGGCACAGACCGCTCCATCACCCTTATCTCCTCAATTGCTGGCTTCAAAGAATCCCCCGGCCTATTTGTCTATCAAGCATCCAAGCACGGCGTCCTCGGCATTCTGCGCTCTCTCCGCCAGTATCTCTCCTTTACACCTCATCAACTCCGCATCAACGCCGTTTGTCCCTGGATGACTACCACGGGAATGGTGAAGGGGATCCAGAATGACTGGTTGGAGGCGGGTCTTCCGACTAACTCACCGCTGGATGTTGCGAGGATTACGGCGGGGTTGGTGGTAGATGAGAAGTTGAATGGGACATCTATGTATGTTGAAGGTGGACGGGGTTGGGAGATTGAGGCGAATCTGGATCGGTTGGAGCCGCAGTGGCTGGGCGAGGAGCCGTCGAAGTCTTTGGCAAAGGGGCAGGCTGTACTGGGTAGTGGGAGTAATTGGACTAATTATTGA
- a CDS encoding uncharacterized protein (COG:S;~EggNog:ENOG410Q26W;~InterPro:IPR036291), whose product MYTVDGQKLLVDACDDEPSVTRYVANYWALDYTNLEPGQLFPKDPMIHVKAYLETKQNVAGLHILAGGFMEPVFSPFFNIFDPESNTFRYWGEGDEITEGITYDDVARFIAAVVANSKASGILKFAGGCANIREIAQFFDPSRRFTECPRLSSDSVLWMFFTSICMNCGPATRRMSMDTCHCKSLIPFYDENAD is encoded by the exons ATGTA CACGGTCGACGGACAGAAGCTCCTCGTTGACGCTTGCGACGATGAGCCATCAGTCACCCGATACGTCGCTAATTACTGGGCGCTGGACTACACCAACCTGGAACCGGGCCAGCTGTTCCCCAAGGATCCGATGATCCACGTCAAGGCGTATCTCGAGACGAAGCAAAATGTTGCTGGTTTACATATTCTGGCTGGTGGGTTTATGGAGCCTGTgttcagtccattcttcaaCATTTTTGATCCCGAGAGCAATACGTTTCGGTATTGGGGAGAAGGTGACGAGATTACGGAGGGTATTACGTACGACGATGTGGCGAGGTTCATTGCTGCGGTTGTTGCCAATTCCAAGGCCTCTGGGATCTTAAAGT TTGCTGGTGGCTGTGCCAACATCCGCGAAATCGCCCAATTCTTCGATCCTTCGAGAAGGTTTACGGAGTGCCCGCGACTTTCGAGCGACTCGGTCCTCTGGATGTTCTTTACAAGCATATGCATGAATTGTGGCCCAGCAACCCGCAGAATGTCTATGGATACATGTCACTGTAAATCTCTGATCCCCTTCTACGATGAGAATGCTGACTAG